In one Chryseobacterium camelliae genomic region, the following are encoded:
- a CDS encoding tetratricopeptide repeat-containing sensor histidine kinase has protein sequence MIFGSNLYSQTTNAVQEIQTQSKKLKKAVDRKDESAQADSYYNIAESFFNDGNFSKSEEYYIKSKNIYERLGDKPNIEKVSRKLAQSQEKQKKINIAISNYSRAAEVSDSRKKEINFNDVARLSANSAEAKEEAIQNNIQINEKEKDKGDLAASYSQMADVNIEQKNIPKAEENLNNAYKVSRQAAPQQALEISQKLTDFYVENKKFDKAIEAKKEVLKEAFVKDNSQEKVNQIQELADIYIKKNDTEEAINLLKKSYGIALEKGHTLEAQKSVKKLDSLYNVSENTEASVQLYRDFLGKLPNLVSKDRSLIDNKILEDTEQRIAQLEKERELKDELIRKKNVFNYSLIGVLLVLTGLIIFIFRTLKKVQIKNKKIALQSLRREMNPHFIFNSLNSVNHFIATNNELEANQYLTKFSKLMRGVMENSTEDFIPFQQELDLLQNYLALEKTRFADKFDFEIEVDESLNTQSLKVPGMLVQPFLENAVWHGLRYRENKGFLKLSFTKENEHLKITIEDNGIGIEESKKQKTQHQKNREGRGMKNTLERIALLNDLYGKNIQCKITDKNHEQGVFVEITYKLIDK, from the coding sequence ATGATTTTTGGGAGTAACTTGTATTCCCAAACAACGAATGCTGTTCAGGAAATTCAGACACAAAGTAAAAAACTGAAAAAAGCAGTGGATAGAAAAGACGAATCCGCGCAGGCAGATTCTTACTACAACATTGCTGAAAGCTTTTTCAATGACGGAAATTTTTCAAAAAGCGAAGAATATTACATAAAATCTAAAAATATTTATGAAAGGCTTGGTGACAAACCCAATATTGAAAAAGTAAGCAGAAAATTAGCCCAGTCACAGGAAAAGCAAAAGAAAATTAACATTGCCATCAGTAATTACAGCAGAGCGGCGGAAGTAAGCGACTCCAGAAAGAAAGAAATCAATTTCAACGATGTAGCAAGATTGTCGGCTAATTCTGCCGAAGCAAAAGAGGAAGCCATTCAGAATAATATTCAGATTAATGAAAAGGAGAAAGACAAAGGAGATTTAGCGGCAAGTTACAGCCAGATGGCAGATGTGAATATTGAACAGAAAAATATTCCGAAAGCCGAAGAAAACCTGAATAACGCTTACAAAGTTTCCAGACAGGCGGCGCCACAACAAGCGTTGGAAATCAGTCAGAAATTAACGGATTTTTATGTCGAAAATAAAAAATTCGATAAAGCCATTGAAGCTAAAAAAGAAGTCTTAAAAGAAGCTTTTGTAAAGGATAATTCTCAGGAAAAAGTGAATCAGATCCAGGAGCTTGCCGATATTTATATCAAAAAGAATGATACCGAGGAAGCGATTAATCTCTTAAAAAAATCTTACGGAATTGCTCTTGAGAAAGGACATACCCTGGAAGCTCAAAAAAGCGTAAAAAAGCTGGACAGTCTCTATAATGTTTCCGAAAATACAGAAGCTTCGGTGCAGTTATATCGTGATTTTCTAGGGAAATTACCCAATCTGGTGTCAAAAGACAGAAGTTTGATAGACAATAAAATTCTGGAAGATACAGAGCAGAGAATTGCTCAGCTGGAAAAAGAAAGAGAATTAAAAGATGAACTGATTCGTAAAAAAAACGTCTTCAATTACAGTTTGATCGGGGTTTTGCTGGTTTTGACAGGCTTAATTATTTTCATTTTCAGAACCCTGAAAAAAGTTCAGATCAAAAACAAAAAAATTGCTTTACAGTCGCTTCGTCGCGAGATGAATCCACATTTTATATTCAACAGTTTAAATTCTGTGAATCATTTTATAGCAACCAATAACGAATTGGAAGCTAATCAGTATTTGACCAAGTTTTCAAAGCTGATGCGTGGTGTCATGGAAAACTCAACCGAAGATTTTATTCCGTTTCAGCAGGAACTGGATTTGCTTCAAAATTATTTAGCCTTAGAAAAAACACGTTTTGCGGATAAATTCGACTTTGAAATCGAGGTTGATGAAAGCCTGAATACCCAAAGTCTGAAAGTTCCCGGAATGTTGGTGCAGCCTTTTTTGGAAAATGCAGTTTGGCACGGATTGCGTTACAGAGAAAATAAAGGATTTTTAAAACTGAGCTTCACAAAAGAAAATGAGCATTTAAAAATTACTATTGAAGATAATGGAATCGGTATTGAAGAAAGTAAAAAGCAGAAAACACAGCATCAAAAAAATCGTGAAGGCCGCGGAATGAAAAATACCCTGGAAAGAATTGCGCTGCTGAATGATTTGTATGGCAAGAACATTCAATGTAAAATCACAGATAAAAACCACGAACAGGGAGTTTTTGTCGAAATCACGTATAAACTGATAGATAAATAA
- a CDS encoding LytR/AlgR family response regulator transcription factor produces MKIKAVIVDDEIIARDVLRNYLTKYCPQVEILGEAENIKEAVPLIAEKQPQLVFLDVEMPFGNAFDVLEATKEFSYETIFITAFSQYSLQALNKSASYYILKPIDIQELIVAVNKVAESLESKEELNRNKILLENLKLKPEKQQLILPTLQGFDVVKTEDIVRLQADGNFTQVYLTDGSKKMVCRFLKHFDDLLENPFVRVHRSHIINTSFVKSYHKSGTATLSDETEIEVSGSFKDNFLKVFS; encoded by the coding sequence ATGAAAATAAAAGCCGTAATCGTAGACGATGAAATCATTGCGAGAGATGTACTGAGGAATTACCTTACAAAATACTGTCCGCAGGTTGAGATTTTAGGGGAAGCGGAAAATATTAAAGAAGCCGTTCCTTTGATCGCTGAAAAACAGCCGCAATTGGTTTTTCTGGATGTAGAAATGCCTTTCGGAAACGCTTTTGATGTCTTGGAAGCGACGAAGGAGTTTTCTTATGAAACCATTTTTATCACGGCATTTTCTCAATATTCTTTGCAGGCTTTGAATAAATCTGCGAGTTATTATATTTTGAAACCCATTGATATTCAGGAATTAATTGTAGCGGTCAACAAAGTTGCCGAGAGCCTGGAAAGCAAAGAAGAGCTCAACCGAAATAAAATTCTTCTCGAAAATTTAAAATTAAAACCCGAGAAACAGCAACTTATTCTTCCGACTTTACAAGGTTTTGATGTGGTGAAAACGGAAGATATTGTCAGGCTTCAGGCAGATGGAAACTTCACACAGGTCTATCTGACGGATGGTTCAAAGAAAATGGTATGTCGATTTTTAAAACATTTCGACGACTTACTGGAAAATCCTTTTGTGAGGGTACATCGTTCGCATATCATTAATACCAGTTTTGTAAAATCCTATCATAAAAGCGGAACGGCTACACTTTCAGATGAAACAGAAATTGAAGTTTCAGGAAGTTTTAAAGATAATTTTCTGAAAGTTTTTTCTTAA
- a CDS encoding lipocalin family protein, translating to MKTLQKIVIPVSIGILGFILFKSCSVGIPKGAIAVKNFNADKYLGKWYEIARFDYKFEKDMDNVTATYSQNPDGSIRVDNKGYNYVKKEWKQSVGEAKFVKDKSEARLKVSFFKPIWAGYNVIDIDENYQYALIAGNNLKYLWILSRTKEIPESIRQRFLEKAKNIGYKVDELIWVQHN from the coding sequence ATGAAAACTCTTCAAAAAATTGTCATTCCGGTTTCTATAGGAATTTTGGGCTTTATTCTTTTCAAGTCATGTTCTGTAGGAATTCCTAAAGGAGCCATTGCCGTGAAAAATTTTAATGCAGATAAATACCTCGGAAAATGGTATGAAATTGCCCGCTTCGATTACAAATTCGAAAAAGATATGGATAATGTCACGGCAACCTATTCTCAAAACCCTGACGGTAGTATTCGTGTGGATAATAAAGGATACAATTACGTTAAAAAAGAGTGGAAACAATCTGTCGGAGAAGCGAAATTCGTAAAAGATAAAAGCGAAGCCCGATTGAAAGTTTCGTTCTTTAAGCCGATTTGGGCCGGCTATAACGTTATTGATATTGATGAAAACTATCAATATGCATTAATTGCCGGAAACAATTTAAAATACCTCTGGATTCTTTCTAGAACAAAAGAAATTCCTGAAAGTATCCGGCAAAGATTCCTTGAAAAAGCTAAAAATATCGGCTATAAAGTGGATGAATTAATTTGGGTACAACATAATTAA
- a CDS encoding CinA family nicotinamide mononucleotide deamidase-related protein: MENAVLITIGDEILSGNTIDTNSNFIAAELKNIGIKISQIFTISDEIETIKQTIQSAFEIGDLIITTGGLGPTRDDKTKKAIAEFFNDEIALDEVTFNHLKNYMEKRGRLEILERNREQAFVPTKSKVFQNHFGTAPCMMMEQEGKLLFSLPGVPYEVKPLIKDQIVPFLQEKFSLNYISTRIVSVVGIPESILADMIENWELALPGNIALSYLPVGTRVKLRLTASGENEAFLQQQLEEEIQKVLPLIKPNVIAVSEDKIEKILAEILTERKLTISTAESCTGGELAKMITSVSGSSAYYFGGMVAYATEKKIEILKVKKETVDEFTVVSEQVASEMAEGCQKLFGTDISLSTTGVAGPGKGEDGKDIGTVFYTIRIDDKETTSKLYMPHLERQDFMNFVSQKIIQDLVGFLISE, encoded by the coding sequence ATGGAAAATGCTGTTCTGATCACAATTGGTGACGAAATTCTCTCAGGAAATACAATTGATACCAATTCTAATTTCATTGCTGCCGAACTTAAAAACATAGGAATTAAAATTTCACAGATTTTCACGATTTCAGATGAAATAGAAACTATTAAACAGACCATTCAATCAGCCTTTGAAATAGGAGATTTAATCATCACAACAGGCGGTTTGGGACCGACAAGAGATGATAAAACCAAGAAAGCGATTGCTGAATTTTTTAATGATGAAATAGCCTTGGATGAGGTTACTTTTAATCATCTTAAAAATTACATGGAAAAACGCGGGCGCCTCGAAATTCTGGAAAGAAACCGCGAACAGGCATTTGTTCCTACAAAATCTAAAGTTTTTCAGAATCATTTCGGAACTGCTCCTTGTATGATGATGGAACAGGAAGGGAAATTACTGTTCAGTTTACCGGGAGTGCCTTACGAGGTAAAACCATTGATTAAAGACCAGATTGTTCCATTTTTGCAGGAAAAATTTAGTCTGAATTACATCTCTACAAGAATTGTTTCCGTGGTGGGGATTCCGGAAAGTATTCTGGCAGATATGATAGAAAATTGGGAACTGGCTTTACCGGGAAATATAGCCTTATCTTATCTTCCGGTTGGAACCCGCGTAAAACTGAGATTGACGGCAAGCGGAGAAAATGAAGCTTTTTTACAGCAGCAACTGGAAGAAGAAATTCAGAAAGTATTACCTTTAATTAAGCCCAATGTGATTGCTGTTTCCGAAGATAAAATCGAAAAAATTCTTGCAGAGATTTTAACCGAGAGAAAACTCACCATTTCTACAGCAGAAAGTTGTACAGGAGGTGAGCTGGCAAAAATGATAACGTCAGTTTCCGGAAGTTCGGCATATTATTTTGGCGGAATGGTAGCCTATGCAACCGAAAAGAAAATTGAAATTTTAAAAGTTAAAAAAGAAACAGTTGACGAATTTACTGTGGTGAGCGAGCAGGTTGCTTCAGAAATGGCAGAAGGTTGTCAAAAATTATTTGGAACTGATATTTCTTTATCAACCACAGGAGTCGCAGGTCCCGGAAAAGGAGAGGACGGAAAAGACATCGGAACTGTTTTTTACACCATCCGAATAGATGATAAAGAAACAACTTCAAAATTATATATGCCACATCTTGAACGTCAAGATTTCATGAATTTTGTTTCTCAGAAAATTATTCAGGATTTGGTGGGATTTTTAATTTCCGAATAA
- a CDS encoding M13 family metallopeptidase translates to MKKLTLSLALLAGIGSQTVNAQATKAAVAGTDKGLDLSLMDKSVRPQDDFYNYVSGTWMKTAKIPSDKPTWGSFNKLADDTDNNSMTILNSLLKDKFADGSEGKKIQDLYATYMNMQKRNADGIKPIQANINKIDAIKNLADLQNYLTSVTKEGENTLYGWGIDADLKDSKMNAVYLGNPSLGLGRDYYQKVNEKNTEALAEYTKYVASMLKELGYKNADAAAKGIVDYEKSLAKTYLTNEQSRDNTLQYNPRTMAELSALVKGVDLPAYLKKVGVNTDKVIIGEIGFYKDFDKLINAQNLPVIKDYLKFHMIHGSSSYLSEKLGDMKFAFYGKYLRGQQEQRALNKRGFELINGTLGEAFGKLYVEKYFPAEAKAQMVELIDYLKKSFAVHINGLTWMSSTTKVKAMEKLNKFTVKVAYPDKWKDYSKLNIVSEAKGGSLYSNLQNIGEWQYNKDLAKIGKAVDKTEWGMTPQTVNAYYNPVNNEIVFPAAILQPPFFNPKADAAVNFGGIGAVIGHEMSHGFDDSGAQFDADGNLVDWWTPEDKANFEKATKALAAQYDKYEPVKGTFVNGTFTNGENIADLGGVNIAYDALQMYLKDKGNPGSISGYTQDQRFFLSWATVWRTLSSEKYMINQVKTDPHSPGYFRSFGPLINVDAFYKAFDVKQGDKLYKTPADRIKIW, encoded by the coding sequence ATGAAAAAATTAACACTTTCTTTGGCTTTATTAGCAGGGATCGGTTCACAGACAGTGAACGCTCAGGCTACCAAAGCAGCTGTAGCCGGAACAGATAAAGGCTTAGACCTTAGCTTGATGGATAAATCAGTTCGTCCGCAAGATGATTTTTATAATTATGTGAGCGGAACCTGGATGAAAACTGCCAAAATCCCTTCAGATAAACCAACTTGGGGAAGTTTCAACAAATTGGCTGATGATACAGACAATAACTCGATGACGATTTTGAACTCTCTTTTGAAGGATAAATTTGCTGACGGAAGCGAAGGTAAAAAAATCCAGGATCTGTATGCTACATACATGAATATGCAGAAGAGAAATGCTGATGGAATTAAACCTATTCAGGCAAACATCAACAAAATCGATGCGATTAAAAACCTTGCAGATCTTCAGAATTATCTGACTTCTGTAACGAAAGAAGGTGAAAATACTCTATACGGATGGGGAATTGATGCAGATTTGAAAGATTCTAAAATGAATGCGGTTTATTTGGGTAACCCGTCTCTTGGTTTAGGAAGAGATTATTACCAGAAAGTAAACGAAAAAAATACAGAAGCTCTTGCAGAATATACAAAGTATGTGGCTTCTATGTTGAAAGAATTAGGGTACAAAAATGCTGATGCAGCTGCAAAAGGTATCGTAGACTACGAAAAAAGTTTGGCGAAAACTTATCTTACTAACGAGCAGAGCCGCGACAATACGCTTCAGTACAACCCAAGAACAATGGCTGAACTTTCAGCGTTGGTAAAAGGAGTTGATCTTCCGGCTTACCTTAAAAAAGTTGGAGTAAATACAGATAAGGTAATTATCGGTGAAATCGGTTTCTACAAAGATTTTGACAAGTTAATCAATGCTCAAAACCTTCCTGTAATTAAAGATTATTTGAAGTTCCATATGATTCACGGAAGCTCATCTTATTTAAGTGAGAAATTGGGTGACATGAAATTTGCGTTCTACGGTAAATATTTAAGAGGTCAGCAAGAACAGAGAGCTTTAAACAAGAGAGGTTTCGAATTAATCAACGGAACGTTAGGAGAAGCTTTCGGAAAATTATATGTTGAAAAATATTTCCCAGCCGAAGCTAAAGCTCAAATGGTGGAATTGATCGACTATTTAAAGAAAAGCTTTGCGGTTCACATCAATGGTTTAACATGGATGTCTTCAACTACAAAGGTAAAAGCAATGGAAAAACTGAACAAGTTTACTGTAAAAGTTGCTTATCCTGACAAATGGAAAGATTATTCTAAATTGAATATCGTTTCTGAAGCTAAAGGGGGAAGTTTGTACAGCAACCTTCAGAATATCGGAGAATGGCAGTACAATAAAGATTTAGCAAAAATCGGAAAAGCTGTAGATAAAACAGAATGGGGAATGACTCCGCAGACTGTAAATGCTTACTACAACCCGGTAAACAACGAAATCGTATTCCCTGCTGCAATCCTTCAGCCTCCTTTCTTCAATCCTAAAGCAGATGCTGCCGTTAACTTCGGTGGAATCGGTGCTGTTATCGGTCACGAAATGAGCCACGGATTTGATGATTCTGGTGCTCAGTTCGATGCAGATGGTAACTTGGTAGACTGGTGGACTCCGGAAGACAAAGCTAACTTCGAAAAAGCTACAAAAGCTCTTGCTGCACAGTATGACAAATATGAGCCGGTAAAAGGAACTTTCGTAAACGGAACATTTACAAACGGAGAAAACATTGCTGACTTAGGAGGGGTAAACATCGCTTACGATGCGCTTCAAATGTATCTTAAAGATAAAGGAAACCCTGGATCTATCAGCGGTTATACACAAGACCAAAGATTCTTCCTAAGCTGGGCAACCGTTTGGAGAACATTGTCAAGTGAGAAGTATATGATCAACCAGGTGAAAACAGATCCGCACTCTCCTGGGTATTTCAGAAGTTTCGGTCCGCTGATCAACGTTGATGCATTCTACAAAGCATTTGACGTGAAGCAAGGAGATAAATTATACAAAACTCCTGCAGACAGAATTAAAATCTGGTAA
- a CDS encoding M13 family metallopeptidase: MKKLNIGILAFSGLVFLNSCGTTKTAETQKPETMKDVVVEQVKKEDVKEEGINLSYMDKSVRPQDDFFSYVNGNWVKTTQIPSDKASWGSFNALRENVDDASLDILNKILSENYTAGSEGQKIQNLYASFMDTAKRNAEGLAPIKGDLAKIDAIKNLNDLQKYLLEATKLGDNSFYGWRVGADMKNSNMNAVYLGGPDLGLGRDYYQKVNEANTKTLAEYQNYVGKLFGVLGYKNSSAAAKNVVDFEKQLANYLLTLEQNRDANLRYNPKNVSELSGLVKNVNLAKYLTDAGVKTDKVIVGELKYYQNMDSFLTQKNLPLLKDYLKYHLINGNASNLDENLEQIRFDFYSKYLQGQKEQRPMNKRGLSLVNGVLGEAFGKLYVEKYFTPEAKAQMETYIDYLLKSFKQHINDMDWMSPETKVKAQEKLSKFTVKIAYPDKWKDYTQLKVESPKQGATLYSNLQNVSAWQYQKNLDKVGKPVDKTEWGMTPQTVNAYYSGSNNEIVFPAAILQPPFYNPKADAAVNFGGIGAVIGHEISHGFDDSGSRFDGDGNLNNWWTDADRKNFDAKVGQLAAQYNSYEPVKGSFVNGKFTSGENIGDLGGVAVAYDALQMYLKDKGNPGLISGFTQDQRFFMSWATVWRTKATDQYMVNQVKTDPHSPGVFRAFGPLVNQDAFIKAFDIKPGDKMYKAPQDRIKIW, encoded by the coding sequence ATGAAAAAGCTAAATATTGGAATACTTGCCTTTTCAGGTTTGGTATTTTTAAATTCGTGTGGAACAACAAAAACTGCTGAAACTCAAAAACCGGAAACGATGAAAGACGTTGTAGTAGAACAGGTGAAAAAAGAGGACGTGAAAGAGGAGGGAATTAATTTATCCTACATGGATAAAAGTGTTCGCCCGCAAGATGATTTTTTTAGCTATGTAAACGGAAACTGGGTGAAAACGACTCAGATTCCTTCCGATAAAGCGAGCTGGGGATCTTTCAATGCGTTAAGAGAAAATGTAGATGATGCTTCTTTGGATATTTTAAACAAAATTTTATCAGAGAATTATACAGCCGGTTCAGAAGGACAGAAAATTCAGAATCTGTATGCTTCTTTTATGGATACCGCTAAAAGAAATGCAGAAGGTTTAGCTCCGATTAAAGGAGATCTGGCAAAAATCGATGCGATTAAAAACCTGAATGATCTTCAGAAGTATTTACTGGAAGCGACTAAATTGGGTGATAATTCCTTCTACGGATGGAGAGTGGGCGCAGATATGAAGAATTCCAATATGAATGCGGTGTATCTTGGCGGTCCTGATCTTGGGTTGGGAAGAGATTATTATCAAAAAGTAAATGAAGCCAATACCAAAACTTTAGCGGAATACCAAAACTATGTTGGAAAACTATTCGGAGTTTTAGGATATAAAAATTCTTCTGCTGCGGCAAAAAATGTAGTGGATTTTGAAAAACAGCTGGCAAATTATTTATTGACACTTGAGCAAAACAGAGACGCCAATTTAAGGTATAACCCTAAAAACGTATCTGAATTATCCGGTTTGGTGAAAAATGTTAACCTTGCTAAATACCTTACGGATGCAGGCGTTAAAACAGATAAGGTAATCGTTGGTGAACTTAAATATTACCAGAACATGGATTCGTTCCTTACCCAAAAGAACCTTCCATTATTGAAAGATTATCTGAAATATCATTTGATTAACGGTAATGCAAGCAATCTTGATGAAAACTTAGAGCAGATCAGGTTTGATTTCTATTCTAAATATCTTCAGGGACAAAAAGAGCAGCGTCCAATGAACAAAAGAGGCCTTTCACTTGTGAATGGCGTTCTGGGAGAAGCTTTCGGTAAACTATACGTTGAAAAATATTTCACTCCTGAAGCAAAAGCCCAGATGGAGACCTATATTGATTACTTATTAAAATCATTCAAGCAGCATATCAATGATATGGATTGGATGTCTCCCGAAACCAAAGTAAAAGCTCAGGAAAAACTGTCAAAGTTCACTGTGAAAATTGCTTATCCGGACAAATGGAAAGATTACACACAATTGAAGGTGGAATCTCCAAAACAAGGAGCAACCTTATATTCTAATTTACAGAATGTTTCGGCATGGCAATACCAGAAAAACTTAGATAAAGTAGGAAAACCTGTTGACAAAACAGAATGGGGAATGACTCCGCAAACGGTAAATGCTTATTACAGCGGTTCAAATAACGAAATCGTTTTCCCTGCGGCAATCCTTCAACCGCCATTCTATAATCCTAAAGCAGATGCTGCCGTTAATTTCGGCGGAATCGGTGCAGTTATCGGTCACGAGATCTCTCACGGATTTGACGACAGCGGATCAAGATTCGACGGTGATGGTAACTTAAATAATTGGTGGACAGACGCAGACCGTAAAAACTTTGATGCAAAAGTGGGTCAGTTGGCAGCACAGTACAACAGTTATGAACCGGTAAAAGGAAGCTTCGTGAACGGAAAATTCACAAGTGGAGAAAACATCGGTGACTTAGGTGGTGTTGCTGTTGCTTATGATGCATTGCAGATGTATCTTAAAGATAAAGGAAACCCGGGATTAATCAGTGGTTTCACACAGGATCAGAGATTCTTTATGAGCTGGGCAACCGTTTGGAGAACTAAAGCTACAGACCAGTATATGGTAAATCAGGTAAAAACAGATCCTCACTCTCCGGGCGTTTTCAGAGCATTTGGTCCCTTGGTGAATCAGGACGCATTTATTAAAGCATTTGATATAAAACCGGGAGATAAAATGTATAAAGCCCCTCAGGACAGAATAAAAATTTGGTAA